GAGGGACGCAGCCCTCTTATTGGATAAAGATTCAATGAGTCTCGGCTTATTCAGAGACAAATTCTGAAGCAGGATAGCCTTGCGCAAAGAGTAAAGTGCGCATGGTTGTGAAATTTATCTGCGTTGAAATAACGGCTTTTACTTTTGGATCTGCATACCATGCAACGCCGAGGCCTGCTGTGGAAAGCATGGCAATGTCATTATTCCCATCTCCAACAGCAAGAGCTGCGGAAGTTTGAACACCACGTTCTTTGCAGAGCTGGAGCAGAGATTCCGCTTTGTTCTCAGGTCCGAGGACAGGCTCAAAAAGAGAGCCCTTCAATTTACCAGTTTCCCATTCAAGGCGATTGGCAAAGGCATAGTCAAAACCAATTTCTTGTGCGACTCTATCTGTAAACCAATCGAAACCACCTGAAATTAATGCGGTGAGCGCGCCATTTTTTTTCATGGTACGAACAACCTCTTTGATATGGTCGGCACGTTTAAGACCATCTAAGATGGTTTGAAGTTCCTCTTCGGTTGTGTTGGCCATTAAGGGAATGCGGCGGCGCATCGTTTCTGCAAAAGTCGCATTTTTAGCACGGGCATCCGTAACAATTTCTTTGAGCTCTGCTGTTCTTCCCCGTAGGGCAATAATCGCATCTGGGGTTTCCCCTTCGAGAACCGTACTGTCCATGTCTGATGTGAAGACCGCTTTCCGCCGTCCACGCTTGCGTGTTAGAAGCGCATCAACTCGGAAGGGAGCGAGGGTTGCCCGAATGGTTTCTGGAGAAATGGCGTTTTCTGCTGGCAGACAGCAGGAAATATCAACAGCTTCCTTTTCTGAAAGGACGACAGGTGATTGTCCTTGAACAAGATGGCGTGCGGTGTCGATAGCTTCTTTGGAGAGGTTTCCCTCTTCACGGTTGGCAACAACCGTTAAAACGAAAGAGCGTGGAGCTGAAGGATCAGACATGATATTTCCCTTCAAGAAGTAAAAAGAGTAAAAGTAAATACCCATAAGTAAAACACAGAGTATCTACCCAGATTAGAGAAAAGACGTGAATAAAGAAAGGTAAATAGGGCTTGAGTGAGGTTGGAGAGAGAAAAAGATTTCCGCAGCAAAAAGCCCTGATTATTGCGGGGCCGACATGTTCGGGAAAATCCGCATTGGCAATGGCATTGGCCGATGAATTGAACGGCGTTGTCATCAATG
The genomic region above belongs to Acetobacteraceae bacterium and contains:
- the serB gene encoding phosphoserine phosphatase SerB — encoded protein: MSDPSAPRSFVLTVVANREEGNLSKEAIDTARHLVQGQSPVVLSEKEAVDISCCLPAENAISPETIRATLAPFRVDALLTRKRGRRKAVFTSDMDSTVLEGETPDAIIALRGRTAELKEIVTDARAKNATFAETMRRRIPLMANTTEEELQTILDGLKRADHIKEVVRTMKKNGALTALISGGFDWFTDRVAQEIGFDYAFANRLEWETGKLKGSLFEPVLGPENKAESLLQLCKERGVQTSAALAVGDGNNDIAMLSTAGLGVAWYADPKVKAVISTQINFTTMRTLLFAQGYPASEFVSE